The following are encoded together in the Salmonella enterica subsp. enterica serovar Choleraesuis genome:
- a CDS encoding ADP compounds hydrolase NudE translates to MSKPLQKPTILSVETVARSRLFNVESVDLEFSNGVRRVYERMRPSNREAVMIVPIVDDHLILIREYAVGTESYELGFPKGLIDPGENVNQGANRELKEEVGFGAEHLTFLSKLTMAPSYFSSKMNIVVAEGLYPESLPGDEPEPLPQVRWPLANMMALLDDPDFSEARNVSALFLVREWLRKQGRID, encoded by the coding sequence ATGAGTAAGCCACTTCAAAAACCGACCATTTTAAGCGTAGAAACAGTTGCCCGCTCCCGGCTGTTCAATGTCGAAAGCGTCGATCTGGAGTTCAGTAATGGCGTGCGTCGGGTGTACGAGCGCATGCGCCCGTCAAATCGCGAAGCGGTAATGATTGTTCCTATCGTGGATGACCATCTGATTTTAATCCGTGAATATGCCGTAGGTACAGAATCCTATGAACTTGGTTTTCCAAAAGGGCTGATTGACCCCGGTGAAAATGTGAATCAGGGTGCCAATCGCGAATTGAAAGAGGAGGTAGGATTTGGAGCTGAACATCTTACCTTTCTGAGTAAGCTCACTATGGCACCGTCTTATTTCTCGAGCAAAATGAATATTGTGGTTGCCGAAGGGTTGTACCCGGAATCTTTGCCGGGCGATGAGCCAGAGCCTTTGCCTCAGGTGCGCTGGCCGCTGGCGAATATGATGGCGCTGCTGGATGACCCGGACTTTAGCGAAGCGCGCAACGTCAGCGCACTGTTCCTGGTACGCGAATGGCTGCGTAAACAGGGGCGTATCGATTAA
- the hofQ gene encoding putative DNA transport protein HofQ: MILTVARTWLCILMLLPAFAYGSGERDPFMPLPDPCTSPLNQAGYRGVVVSGTQLIALVETAKDSWQSWSRGMQLTPGWQVRELTPNVLMLGGPEGCKPQPLLRSGPILALDGRAILQAGTGQKAIRDQRITLAADDVPALPLIQAVALSQAINIAIAPGGSGRVSMRLSEVGWQQAMSAITNSAGLAWQLKENILQIQPATQRPAATPGKRAVALMTETFNLRHIQAQELITLLNNSHQLSQEAGASAVADSRTNRLLVADTRAGIARLRGWIDKLDVPLGQVELAAHIVTMNRQSLNALGVQWSRGGHDLPTRTGVNVNLEAQDASSWVGFNIARIGGRALGMALSALEQKHQLEIVASPRLLATHQQPASIKQGSEIPYQVSSGSNGRTSVEFKDAVLGMEVTPEILEGRRIRLKLRITQNMPGQKLRQADGEILTIEKQEIETQVVVNNDETLALGGIFQQKQHGNSDGVPLLSKLPLLGGFFRYRGNEHERRELVVFITPRIIFAP, from the coding sequence ATGATACTTACGGTAGCTAGAACCTGGTTGTGTATCTTAATGCTGCTGCCAGCATTCGCTTATGGCTCCGGGGAACGCGATCCCTTTATGCCGCTACCCGATCCCTGTACCAGCCCATTAAACCAGGCTGGCTATCGAGGGGTCGTCGTCAGCGGAACCCAACTGATTGCATTAGTTGAAACAGCAAAAGATAGTTGGCAAAGCTGGTCCCGGGGAATGCAACTCACTCCTGGCTGGCAGGTGCGTGAGCTTACACCCAATGTGCTGATGCTTGGCGGCCCGGAAGGCTGCAAACCACAGCCACTCTTACGGTCTGGGCCGATTCTTGCACTCGATGGGCGCGCTATCTTGCAGGCAGGAACGGGCCAGAAAGCGATTCGAGACCAGAGAATTACTCTAGCTGCCGATGACGTCCCTGCATTGCCTTTAATTCAGGCCGTGGCGCTAAGCCAGGCGATTAACATTGCTATCGCGCCAGGAGGGAGCGGCCGGGTATCAATGAGGCTGAGTGAAGTCGGCTGGCAGCAGGCGATGTCTGCGATTACCAATAGCGCCGGTCTGGCGTGGCAGTTAAAAGAGAATATTTTGCAGATACAGCCTGCTACTCAGAGGCCTGCTGCAACTCCGGGCAAACGGGCGGTGGCTTTGATGACCGAAACTTTTAACTTGCGCCATATTCAGGCTCAGGAGCTGATAACGTTGTTAAACAATAGTCACCAGTTATCGCAGGAGGCTGGAGCAAGCGCGGTTGCCGATTCACGAACCAATCGTCTGCTGGTTGCCGATACTCGCGCCGGTATTGCTCGGCTCCGTGGCTGGATAGACAAACTGGATGTACCGCTGGGCCAGGTTGAGCTTGCGGCACATATTGTGACCATGAATCGTCAGAGCCTGAATGCGCTGGGGGTTCAATGGAGCAGAGGTGGACATGATTTACCGACCCGAACGGGAGTGAATGTGAACCTGGAGGCACAAGATGCCAGCAGTTGGGTGGGTTTCAATATTGCCCGTATCGGCGGTCGGGCTCTGGGAATGGCGCTTTCGGCGCTGGAACAAAAGCATCAGTTAGAAATTGTTGCCAGTCCGCGTTTACTGGCCACCCACCAGCAACCTGCCAGTATTAAACAAGGTAGCGAAATTCCTTATCAGGTGAGCTCCGGCAGCAATGGGCGAACTTCGGTAGAGTTTAAAGATGCTGTGCTGGGGATGGAGGTCACGCCCGAAATCCTTGAAGGCCGCCGGATCAGACTGAAATTGCGAATTACGCAAAATATGCCGGGACAAAAACTACGCCAGGCTGATGGAGAAATTCTCACTATAGAAAAGCAGGAGATTGAGACTCAGGTGGTAGTCAATAATGATGAAACCCTGGCTTTAGGTGGGATTTTCCAGCAGAAACAGCATGGCAATTCCGACGGTGTTCCGCTGTTGTCTAAACTGCCATTATTAGGTGGTTTCTTTAGGTATCGCGGAAATGAGCATGAACGCCGTGAGCTGGTTGTCTTTATTACGCCGCGAATTATCTTTGCTCCCTGA
- the dam gene encoding DNA adenine methylase, whose amino-acid sequence MKKHRAFLKWAGGKYPLLDDIRGHLPAGECLVEPFVGAGSVFLNTDYERYILSDINNDLIRLYQLVGQRTDEFVNETRKLFTAEHNQAEAYYALREEFNRSRDAFRRSQLFLYLNRFGYNGLCRYNLSGEFNVPFGRYKKPYFPEAELYYFAEKAQRATFLCQSYDVSMMNVTENSVVYCDPPYAPLSATANFTAYHTNSFSLEQQQHLAQLAEELYARHIPVLISNHDTALTREWYQQAALHVVRVRRSISSKGGERKKVDELLALYHQV is encoded by the coding sequence ATGAAAAAACATCGCGCTTTTTTGAAATGGGCAGGGGGGAAATACCCCCTGCTGGATGATATTCGCGGGCACCTTCCGGCAGGAGAGTGCCTCGTCGAACCTTTCGTTGGTGCAGGCTCCGTTTTCCTGAATACCGACTATGAGCGTTATATCCTTTCCGATATTAATAACGACCTCATTCGCCTGTATCAGCTTGTCGGTCAACGCACTGATGAGTTCGTTAACGAAACCCGTAAACTATTTACCGCAGAACATAATCAGGCAGAGGCCTATTATGCGCTGCGTGAAGAGTTTAATCGTAGCCGTGACGCTTTTCGCCGGTCGCAGCTATTCCTATATTTAAATCGCTTTGGTTACAATGGCCTATGCCGATATAACCTGAGCGGTGAGTTCAACGTCCCATTTGGACGTTATAAAAAACCTTATTTTCCGGAAGCTGAGCTGTATTACTTTGCTGAAAAAGCGCAGCGTGCAACGTTCCTGTGCCAGTCGTATGACGTAAGCATGATGAATGTCACCGAGAATTCTGTAGTTTACTGCGATCCTCCTTATGCACCGCTTTCTGCCACGGCGAACTTCACGGCGTACCACACCAATAGTTTTAGCCTCGAGCAACAGCAGCACCTGGCGCAATTAGCTGAAGAGCTATATGCCCGCCATATTCCGGTATTGATTTCTAACCACGACACGGCTTTGACGCGTGAGTGGTATCAACAGGCCGCCCTTCACGTGGTGCGCGTTCGGCGCAGCATCAGTAGCAAAGGCGGTGAACGTAAGAAGGTGGACGAACTTCTGGCGCTCTATCACCAGGTCTGA
- the mrcA gene encoding penicillin-binding protein 1A codes for MCILLGVGSIFGMYRYIEPQLPDVATLKDVRLQIPMQVYSAEGELIAQYGEKRRIPLTLDQIPPEMVKAFIATEDSRFYEHHGIDPIGIFRAVSIALFSGHASQGASTITQQLARNFFLSPERTLVRKVKEAFLAIRIEQMLSKDEILELYLNKIYLGYRAYGVGAAAQVYFGKPVGSLSLSEMATIAGLPKAPSTFNPLYSIDRATARRNVVLSRMLSEGYITQSQYDEASKASLQASYHAPKVAFHAPYMAEMVRQEMVKRYGENAYTDGYKVYTTLTRGVQQAAESALRTNVLNYDMRHGYRGPTNQLWKLGEAPWSSQKISEALKNVPVYGPLLPAVVTKTSETEATAQLADGSSVSLTMDGMRWARPWRSDTAQGATPRKVTDVVATGQQIWVRNTDSGWWLAQVPDVNSALVSLNPDNGAVIALVGGFSFEQSKFNRATQALRQLGSNIKPFLYTAAMDKGLTLASILNDVPISRWDAGAGSDWRPKNSPPEYAGPIRLRQGLGQSKNVVMVRAMRAMGVDYAAEYLQRFGFPAANINHTESLALGSASFTPLQVARGYAVMANGGFLIDPWFISRIEDESGKVVFEEQPKVACPTCDIPVIYGNTQKSNVLEGQNVEEVAISQNQQNYGVPMPQLEQANKDLVAQSTPAQYAPHVVNTPLTFLIKSAMNTNIYGEPGWQGTGWRAGRDIGRHDIGGKTGTTNSSKDAWFSGYGPGVVTSVWIGFDDHRRDLGRTTYSGAIKDQITGYEGGAKTAQPAWDAYMKAVLQGVPEQPLTPPPGVVTVKIDRATGQLASGGNSRDEYFIEGTQPTQQATPQVDTTIIDNGETHELF; via the coding sequence ATGTGCATTCTGCTGGGAGTTGGCTCCATATTTGGAATGTACCGCTACATAGAGCCTCAGCTTCCCGATGTCGCGACGCTGAAAGACGTGCGTCTGCAAATTCCGATGCAGGTTTATAGCGCTGAGGGCGAATTAATAGCTCAGTACGGCGAAAAGCGTCGTATTCCGTTAACGCTGGATCAGATCCCGCCAGAGATGGTGAAAGCTTTTATCGCCACCGAAGACAGCCGCTTTTATGAGCATCACGGTATTGATCCCATTGGTATCTTCCGTGCCGTGAGCATTGCGCTTTTTTCCGGCCACGCCTCGCAGGGGGCGAGTACCATTACCCAGCAGCTGGCGCGTAACTTCTTCCTTAGCCCGGAACGCACTTTAGTGCGAAAAGTGAAGGAAGCCTTCCTGGCTATTCGCATTGAGCAGATGCTTTCGAAGGATGAAATCCTCGAGCTATATCTGAACAAAATCTATTTGGGCTATCGGGCTTACGGCGTAGGCGCTGCCGCTCAGGTCTACTTCGGGAAACCGGTAGGTAGCCTGTCGCTAAGCGAGATGGCAACTATCGCCGGGCTGCCAAAAGCACCTTCTACTTTTAACCCGCTGTATTCTATTGACCGCGCTACCGCACGCCGCAACGTTGTATTGTCCCGTATGTTGAGCGAAGGCTACATTACTCAATCTCAATACGACGAGGCTAGCAAAGCCTCGCTCCAGGCCAGCTATCACGCGCCAAAGGTCGCTTTCCATGCGCCATATATGGCAGAGATGGTGCGTCAGGAAATGGTTAAGCGGTATGGCGAAAATGCCTATACCGATGGCTACAAGGTTTACACAACCCTGACCCGCGGTGTGCAACAGGCCGCCGAAAGCGCACTACGCACCAACGTGCTTAACTACGATATGCGCCATGGTTATCGCGGTCCGACAAATCAGCTCTGGAAGCTGGGTGAAGCACCGTGGAGCAGCCAGAAGATAAGCGAGGCGTTGAAGAACGTACCTGTCTATGGCCCGCTGTTACCGGCAGTAGTGACCAAAACCAGTGAAACGGAGGCTACGGCTCAACTGGCCGATGGTTCCAGCGTTTCTCTAACGATGGATGGTATGCGTTGGGCGCGCCCGTGGCGTTCCGATACCGCCCAGGGCGCTACGCCGCGTAAAGTGACAGATGTAGTAGCCACGGGCCAGCAAATCTGGGTACGTAATACCGACAGCGGCTGGTGGCTCGCTCAGGTACCTGACGTAAACTCAGCCCTGGTATCCCTCAATCCAGACAACGGTGCGGTTATTGCTCTGGTGGGCGGGTTTAGCTTCGAGCAGAGTAAATTCAACCGTGCAACTCAAGCGTTGCGCCAGCTCGGCTCCAACATCAAACCATTCCTTTACACTGCGGCAATGGATAAAGGTCTGACTCTGGCCAGCATCCTTAACGACGTCCCCATCTCACGCTGGGATGCTGGCGCCGGCTCCGACTGGCGTCCTAAAAACTCACCGCCAGAGTACGCCGGGCCAATACGCTTACGTCAGGGATTGGGGCAGTCTAAAAACGTGGTGATGGTACGTGCTATGCGAGCTATGGGCGTCGATTATGCTGCCGAGTATTTGCAGCGCTTCGGTTTCCCGGCAGCCAACATCAACCATACTGAATCGCTGGCTTTAGGCTCCGCCTCCTTTACGCCGTTACAGGTTGCCCGCGGTTATGCGGTAATGGCTAATGGGGGATTCCTGATAGATCCGTGGTTTATCAGCCGTATTGAGGATGAGTCCGGGAAAGTGGTCTTTGAAGAGCAGCCTAAAGTGGCTTGCCCAACTTGCGATATTCCTGTGATTTACGGCAACACCCAGAAATCCAACGTACTGGAAGGCCAGAATGTGGAAGAGGTCGCCATCTCGCAAAACCAGCAAAACTACGGTGTGCCAATGCCGCAGCTTGAGCAGGCTAATAAGGACCTGGTAGCGCAGTCCACTCCGGCCCAGTATGCGCCGCACGTGGTCAATACGCCGCTGACATTCCTGATTAAAAGCGCCATGAACACCAATATCTATGGCGAGCCGGGCTGGCAGGGGACCGGCTGGCGAGCGGGTCGGGATATTGGCCGCCATGATATTGGCGGTAAAACCGGCACCACCAATAGCTCAAAAGATGCCTGGTTCTCGGGCTATGGGCCAGGGGTAGTCACCTCGGTATGGATTGGTTTTGACGACCATCGCCGCGACCTGGGGAGAACCACATACTCTGGTGCGATTAAGGATCAGATAACCGGTTATGAAGGCGGAGCCAAAACGGCACAACCGGCTTGGGATGCCTACATGAAGGCGGTGTTGCAGGGAGTTCCAGAACAACCTCTGACCCCACCTCCAGGCGTAGTTACGGTGAAAATAGACCGGGCGACAGGGCAATTGGCAAGCGGTGGAAATAGCCGCGATGAGTACTTCATTGAAGGGACTCAGCCAACCCAGCAGGCAACGCCGCAGGTCGATACCACTATTATCGATAACGGTGAGACCCACGAGCTGTTCTGA
- a CDS encoding ribulose-phosphate 3-epimerase has protein sequence MKQYLIAPSILSADFARLGEDTANALAAGADIVHFDVMDNHYVPNLTIGPMVLKSLRDYGITAPIDVHLMVKPVDRLVPDFAAAGASYISFHPEASEHVDRTLQLIKEHGCKAGLVFNPATPLSYLDYVMDKLDVILLMSVNPGFGGQSFIPHTLDKLRQVRERIDASGYDIRLEVDGGVKTSNIREIAAAGADMFVAGSAIFGQPDYRKVIDDMRSELAKVNHE, from the coding sequence ATGAAACAGTATTTGATTGCCCCCTCGATTCTCTCAGCCGATTTCGCTCGTCTGGGCGAGGACACGGCGAACGCCCTGGCTGCCGGTGCCGATATCGTTCATTTCGATGTGATGGATAACCACTACGTTCCTAACCTGACTATTGGCCCAATGGTGCTTAAATCGCTGCGCGATTACGGCATCACTGCGCCGATTGACGTGCATCTGATGGTTAAACCGGTCGACCGTTTGGTTCCAGACTTTGCGGCGGCAGGGGCGAGTTACATCTCGTTCCATCCGGAAGCCTCTGAGCACGTCGACCGCACGCTACAGCTAATTAAAGAACACGGCTGTAAAGCAGGCCTGGTGTTTAATCCGGCTACCCCTCTGAGCTACCTCGATTATGTTATGGATAAGCTGGATGTCATTCTTTTGATGTCAGTAAACCCAGGCTTTGGTGGTCAGAGCTTTATTCCGCACACGCTGGACAAGCTGCGCCAGGTGCGCGAACGTATTGATGCGTCTGGTTATGATATCCGTCTGGAAGTCGACGGTGGCGTTAAAACCAGCAATATCCGCGAAATAGCCGCCGCGGGTGCGGATATGTTTGTCGCGGGCTCCGCTATTTTTGGCCAGCCGGACTACCGCAAAGTAATTGATGATATGCGCAGTGAACTGGCAAAGGTAAATCATGAGTAA
- the damX gene encoding cell division protein DamX, giving the protein MDEFKPEDELKPDPSDRRAGRTRKSADQDNEPKLNIDDVDFEDDDDRRAPRRSQERERDEAPELYEAEDDEPLEDEDEEEAAARRPRKRQKAAQPKKTSRQHIMMGVGILVLLLLVIGIGSALKSPSEQSTTADNNGGEKSIDLSGSANGDTTNTSGESQVQPQTAQNGQMAGQTDASGAQNGQPATGDNGQDISLPPVSSTPTQSQGMASNGNQDSQRRVELQGDLGSSLSGQQDNNGTTAAANSTPASAAPVSSLPTQPATVAHVNGRSEPAVTSEPRQPARTVTHTTPTHKAQPERTAERQTAKTTVPAVPKVTETKASTSKAVEQKAAAPKATQTAAASEPKAATTTATKTAAATETKAATAATNAPAATQTAAAGAGSIGNVGALKSASGSSYTLQLSSSSNFSNLSTWAKKENLQNYVVYQTKRNGQPWYVLVTGVYGSKDEAKRAVASLPAGVQAKNPWTKPIHQVQADLKQ; this is encoded by the coding sequence ATGGATGAATTCAAACCGGAAGACGAGCTTAAGCCCGATCCAAGCGATCGCCGTGCTGGTCGTACACGTAAATCAGCCGATCAAGATAATGAGCCGAAACTGAACATCGACGATGTTGATTTTGAGGACGATGATGATCGCCGTGCGCCGCGTAGAAGTCAGGAACGTGAGCGTGATGAAGCGCCGGAACTGTATGAAGCCGAAGACGATGAGCCACTAGAAGATGAGGACGAGGAAGAAGCCGCAGCGCGTCGCCCACGTAAACGTCAGAAAGCCGCTCAGCCGAAGAAAACCTCACGTCAGCACATTATGATGGGCGTTGGGATCCTGGTCCTATTGCTACTGGTTATTGGCATTGGCTCTGCACTGAAGTCACCTTCAGAGCAGTCTACAACTGCCGATAATAATGGTGGCGAGAAGAGCATCGATCTTTCTGGTAGCGCTAATGGCGATACCACTAATACCTCAGGTGAAAGCCAGGTACAGCCTCAGACCGCTCAGAACGGCCAGATGGCAGGACAGACTGATGCCTCTGGCGCTCAGAATGGTCAGCCGGCTACCGGCGATAACGGTCAGGATATCTCTTTACCGCCAGTTTCTTCGACTCCAACCCAATCTCAGGGAATGGCGTCGAACGGCAACCAGGACTCTCAGCGTCGCGTTGAGCTTCAGGGTGACCTAGGGTCTTCCCTGAGCGGCCAGCAGGATAATAACGGCACTACCGCTGCCGCGAATAGCACACCAGCATCCGCTGCACCGGTTTCTAGTTTACCGACTCAGCCTGCAACCGTTGCCCATGTTAATGGCCGCAGCGAACCGGCGGTAACGAGCGAACCTCGCCAGCCGGCGCGTACCGTGACCCACACGACACCTACGCACAAAGCTCAGCCAGAGCGCACTGCTGAACGTCAGACGGCTAAAACCACTGTGCCTGCGGTACCTAAAGTCACTGAAACTAAGGCCAGCACCAGCAAAGCCGTTGAGCAGAAAGCAGCAGCGCCAAAAGCCACTCAGACAGCCGCAGCATCTGAGCCTAAAGCTGCCACGACGACTGCGACTAAAACCGCAGCCGCCACTGAAACTAAAGCAGCAACCGCAGCTACTAACGCACCGGCTGCTACTCAGACTGCAGCTGCAGGCGCGGGTAGCATCGGTAATGTAGGCGCCCTGAAATCTGCGTCTGGTAGCAGTTACACCCTGCAGTTGAGCAGTTCTTCTAACTTCAGCAACCTGAGCACCTGGGCTAAGAAAGAAAATCTGCAAAATTATGTGGTCTATCAGACCAAGCGTAATGGTCAGCCATGGTATGTGCTGGTGACCGGGGTTTATGGTTCTAAGGACGAAGCTAAACGCGCAGTAGCGTCATTACCGGCTGGCGTACAGGCTAAAAACCCATGGACTAAACCTATTCATCAGGTTCAGGCCGATCTCAAGCAATGA
- the yrfB gene encoding hypothetical protein, whose product MPSWNEKTWLMVILLSGVCAMALSWWLQVSPARTQLHQLHQDHHTLLKNIAARQHQFLDLRAQNTAITDLSSDFTPAFSPLVFNQLPAVGIVKWLPDKRGGQLSLALDWSQVQPILRELMEYGVSLSQLVITRERSRLMMQVKIDDTYGS is encoded by the coding sequence ATGCCCTCCTGGAATGAGAAAACCTGGCTGATGGTCATATTGCTATCGGGTGTTTGTGCTATGGCTCTGAGCTGGTGGCTACAGGTGAGTCCGGCCCGGACACAACTGCATCAGCTTCATCAAGATCACCATACTTTATTGAAAAATATTGCCGCCCGTCAGCATCAGTTCCTGGATTTACGCGCACAAAATACCGCTATTACAGATTTATCCAGCGATTTTACTCCGGCTTTTTCCCCACTCGTTTTCAACCAGTTACCTGCGGTGGGCATTGTTAAGTGGTTGCCCGATAAGCGGGGCGGCCAGCTTAGTCTGGCCCTTGACTGGTCGCAGGTTCAGCCGATTTTGCGTGAGCTAATGGAATATGGCGTCAGTCTGAGTCAACTGGTGATCACACGGGAGCGTTCACGTCTCATGATGCAGGTAAAAATTGATGATACTTACGGTAGCTAG
- the yrfD gene encoding hypothetical protein yields the protein MAFGCWKIGLNIQDNGVYAVALLPTRQGWQARGWWEFSDTPESTNASLWAVPERLIWLLKEWRRLLPRQHQLAVSFPALQTVQRLVPQPGMQLNEPQREAYMAMNLARELQLDAQSLRFDYRQLATESGGYAVTAIRQSMLQPVIDALHKLQLEPESIIPDACALQALLPSVNTCGYEAIVQQEANAWLWASAQGWGAWSCGELTGRAEASLALGLPEARVAFIEPLSGKEECQYDPWQIIPRRQPPLPENGGHYTVALALAIGGLL from the coding sequence ATGGCATTTGGCTGTTGGAAAATAGGTCTTAATATTCAAGATAATGGCGTATACGCCGTAGCACTACTTCCTACCCGGCAGGGCTGGCAGGCGCGCGGCTGGTGGGAGTTTTCGGATACTCCCGAATCTACAAATGCCTCGCTGTGGGCGGTGCCGGAACGTTTGATTTGGCTGCTTAAAGAATGGCGACGCCTGTTGCCCCGCCAGCACCAGCTGGCAGTCTCATTTCCTGCCCTGCAAACCGTACAGCGACTGGTTCCCCAACCTGGAATGCAGCTTAACGAGCCGCAGCGTGAAGCTTATATGGCAATGAACCTCGCCCGTGAGCTGCAACTGGATGCACAGTCTCTGCGTTTTGACTACCGCCAGCTAGCGACAGAATCAGGAGGGTATGCTGTGACAGCAATCCGCCAGTCAATGCTTCAACCGGTTATTGATGCACTGCACAAGCTGCAGCTGGAGCCTGAATCAATAATTCCTGATGCCTGCGCTTTACAGGCATTGTTACCCAGCGTGAATACTTGTGGATACGAAGCCATCGTACAGCAAGAGGCTAACGCCTGGCTGTGGGCCTCGGCTCAAGGATGGGGGGCATGGTCGTGCGGAGAGCTTACCGGACGGGCAGAGGCTAGCCTGGCGCTGGGGCTGCCTGAAGCACGCGTAGCTTTTATCGAACCTCTTAGTGGCAAGGAAGAATGCCAGTACGATCCGTGGCAGATTATTCCCCGCCGTCAACCTCCGTTGCCAGAAAATGGCGGCCACTACACGGTGGCGCTAGCGTTGGCAATAGGGGGCCTGTTATGA
- the aroB gene encoding 3-dehydroquinate synthase has protein sequence MERITVTLGERSYPINIASGLFDEPSAFWPLKAGDRVMLVTNETLAPIYLARIEALLTQAGVLCDSVVLPDGEQYKSLDVLNTVFTALLQKPHGRDTTLVALGGGVIGDLTGFAAACYQRGVRFLQVPTTLLSQVDSSVGGKTAVNHPLGKNMIGAFYQPAAVVIDTDCLKTLPKREFASGLAEVIKYGVILDGEFFSWLEQNLDALLALDSATLAQCIRRCCELKAEVVAADEHEHGQRALLNLGHTFGHAIETEMGYGNWLHGEAVAAGMVMAARTSELLGQFEPQQTERLIRLLERAGLPVNGPQSMAPETYLPHMMRDKKVLSGELRLVLPLTIGKSEVRAGVAHDVVLNAISACWVK, from the coding sequence ATGGAGAGGATCACCGTTACTCTCGGGGAGCGTAGCTACCCCATCAATATCGCCAGCGGATTGTTCGATGAACCATCCGCTTTCTGGCCGCTTAAAGCAGGCGATCGGGTAATGCTGGTAACCAATGAGACTCTGGCTCCGATCTATCTGGCGCGTATCGAAGCGTTGCTCACGCAAGCTGGTGTTTTGTGTGACAGCGTTGTTCTGCCTGATGGCGAGCAATATAAGTCGCTGGATGTTCTGAATACTGTCTTTACAGCGTTACTGCAAAAGCCTCACGGGCGCGATACTACCCTGGTAGCGCTCGGTGGCGGCGTGATTGGTGATTTGACTGGTTTTGCTGCGGCCTGTTATCAACGCGGTGTGCGCTTTCTCCAGGTTCCTACCACTCTGTTATCACAAGTTGACTCCTCGGTCGGTGGTAAAACCGCCGTTAACCATCCCCTCGGTAAGAATATGATCGGCGCGTTTTATCAGCCTGCTGCCGTTGTCATTGATACCGATTGTCTGAAGACCCTTCCTAAGCGTGAGTTTGCCTCTGGTTTAGCCGAGGTGATCAAGTATGGGGTTATTCTTGATGGCGAGTTTTTTAGCTGGCTGGAGCAGAATCTCGACGCATTATTGGCGCTCGATAGCGCAACCCTGGCCCAGTGTATTCGGCGTTGTTGTGAATTAAAGGCCGAAGTTGTCGCCGCAGATGAGCATGAACACGGGCAACGTGCCTTGCTTAATCTGGGCCATACTTTTGGTCATGCTATAGAAACCGAAATGGGCTATGGCAACTGGCTGCACGGTGAAGCCGTTGCCGCCGGTATGGTTATGGCCGCCCGGACTTCAGAGCTGCTTGGCCAGTTTGAACCTCAGCAAACCGAACGCCTGATTAGGTTGCTGGAGCGTGCGGGGCTACCGGTTAACGGTCCGCAGAGCATGGCTCCAGAAACTTATTTGCCGCATATGATGCGCGATAAGAAAGTTTTGTCAGGCGAGCTACGCTTAGTATTGCCGCTGACTATAGGGAAGAGTGAAGTGCGTGCGGGAGTCGCGCATGATGTAGTTCTTAATGCTATCTCCGCCTGTTGGGTGAAGTAG
- the aroK gene encoding shikimate kinase 1, which produces MAEKRNIFLVGPMGAGKSTIGRQLAQQLNMEFFDSDQEIEKRTGADVGWVFDVEGEEGFREREEKIINELTEKQGIVLATGGGSVKSRETRNRLSARGVVVYLETTIEKQLARTQRDKKRPLLQVDAPPREVLEALADERNPLYEEIADVTIRTDDQSAKVVANQIIHMLENN; this is translated from the coding sequence ATGGCAGAGAAACGCAACATCTTTCTGGTTGGGCCTATGGGTGCCGGCAAAAGCACTATTGGGCGTCAATTAGCCCAACAGCTCAACATGGAATTTTTCGATTCTGATCAAGAAATTGAGAAGCGGACTGGCGCCGATGTAGGCTGGGTTTTCGACGTCGAAGGCGAAGAAGGCTTCCGTGAACGTGAAGAAAAAATCATCAATGAACTCACGGAGAAGCAGGGCATCGTTCTGGCTACAGGTGGTGGTTCGGTTAAATCTCGTGAAACCCGCAACCGTCTGTCAGCTCGCGGTGTAGTCGTCTATCTGGAAACTACTATCGAAAAGCAGCTGGCCCGTACTCAGCGCGACAAAAAGCGCCCATTGCTGCAGGTTGATGCGCCACCGCGTGAAGTTCTGGAAGCGCTCGCTGATGAACGCAATCCTCTATACGAAGAGATTGCTGATGTCACGATCCGCACCGACGATCAAAGCGCTAAAGTTGTGGCTAACCAGATTATCCATATGCTGGAAAACAACTAA